One window of the Puntigrus tetrazona isolate hp1 chromosome 13, ASM1883169v1, whole genome shotgun sequence genome contains the following:
- the polh gene encoding DNA polymerase eta: MDFGKERVVALVDMDCFYVQVEQRINPELKNKPCVVAQYKTWKGGGIIAVSYEARAHGVSRNMWADDARKLCPDLQVARVREAHGKADLTLYREASVEVIEVMSRFAVIERASIDEAYMDLTGSVQERLKHMSVQDITPQQLRSTYVQGFPQTSDGPSEDAATDKEERRLRGLQQWLERLSSSPELCLTVGALIVEEMRAAVEERTGFRCSAGVAHNKVLAKLACGLNKPNRQTVLPLGSVPELFSTLPISKIRNLGGKLGTSITETLRVENIGDLTQFSKIQLEQHFGEKTGSWLYDLCRGVEFEPVKPRQLPKSIGCSKNFQGKTCLATKQQVQHWLHQLALELQERLNKDREMNGRVARQLTVGVRQAGDQSFSRCCALVRYDAVKMTSDSLAIIKSLNAAGSHQEAWSPALTCLQLSASKFSDVPSTSSGGIASFLSSDAPSTQSRLASTQTPKTQPSPKRPGAIQSLFEKAAEKKKAPGSSGLPQRAPGISSFFHRKGEEKSLQLTESLQQTESLQQTESLQLTESLGADEGDLQPCQRCGLKVLVWEMPEHMDYHFALDLQESFSSASSGKSQAPPLTPSGPQAKRARVQANRRTLDSFFRKT; the protein is encoded by the exons ATGGATTTTGGGAAGGAGAGAGTGGTCGCGCTGGTGGACATGGATTGCTTCTATGTGCAGGTGGAGCAGAGGATCAACCCCGAGCTCAAAAACAAACCCTGCGTGGTGGCGCAGTACAAGACGTGGAAAGGCGGAGG CATCATAGCCGTGAGTTACGAGGCCAGAGCTCATGGGGTCAGCAGGAACATGTGGGCAGATGATGCCAGGAAGCTCTGTCCTGACCTGCAGGTGGCCCGAGTCAGAGAGGCTCATGGGAAGGCTGATCTCACGCT TTACAGGGAGGCCAGCGTGGAGGTGATCGAGGTGATGTCGCGCTTCGCCGTCATAGAGAGGGCCAGCATCGACGAGGCGTACATGGACCTCACGGGCAGCGTCCAGGAGCGACTGAAGCACATGAGCGTCCAGGACATCACGCCGCAGCAGCTGAGGAGCACCTACGTTCAGGGCTTTCCACAAACCAGCGATGGACCGAGTGAGGATGCAGCCACAGATAAAG AGGAGCGGCGGCTCCGGGGCCTGCAGCAGTGGCTGGAGCGTCTGTCCTCGAGCCCGGAGCTGTGTCTGACCGTCGGCGCTCTGATCGTGGAGGAGATGAGGGCGGCTGTGGAGGAACGCACCGGGTTCCGCTGCTCCGCCGGCGTCGCGCACAACAAG GTGCTAGCCAAACTAGCATGTGGCTTAAACAAGCCTAATCGCCAAACAGTTTTGCCGCTGGGATCCGTTCCAGAACTCTTCAGCACTCTTCCCATCAGTAAAAT TCGTAATCTGGGCGGGAAGCTGGGGACGTCCATCACCGAGACCCTACGGGTGGAAAACATCGGAGATCTCACTCAGTTCAGCAAGATCCAGCTGGAGCAGCACTTCGGGGAGAAGACCGG GTCGTGGCTGTATGACTTGTGCCGAGGGGTCGAGTTTGAGCCCGTGAAGCCTCGACAGCTCCCCAAATCCATCGGCTGCAGCAAGAACTTTCAAGGAAAAACCTGCCTGGCTACAAAACAACAG GTGCAGCACTGGCTTCATCAGCTGGCCCTCGAGTTACAGGAACGACTgaacaaagacagagagatg AACGGGCGGGTGGCCAGACAGCTGACGGTGGGCGTCAGGCAGGCCGGGGATCAGAGTTTTTCTCGCTGCTGTGCTCTCGTTCGATACGACGCCGTGAAGATGACCTCGGACAGCCTGGCCATCATCAAGAGCCTGAACGCCGCAGGAAGTCACCAGGAGGCGTG GTCTCCAGCTTTGACCTGTCTTCAACTGTCAGCCAGTAAGTTCAGCGACGTTCCCTCAACCTCGTCCGGAGGAATAGCCAGCTTTCTGTCCAGTGACGCTCCTTCGACGCAATCGCGTCTAGCCTCGACACAAACCCCCAAAACACAGCCGAGCCCCAAGCGCCCGGGGGCCATCCAGTCTCTGTTTGAGAAGGCGGCTGAGAAGAAGAAAGCGCCTGGGTCATCCGGTCTCCCTCAGAGAGCTCCTGGCATCTCCTCCTTCTTCCACAGAAAAGGTGAGGAGAAGTCGCTCCAGCTGACGGAGTCGCTCCAGCAGACGGAGTCGCTCCAGCAGACGGAGTCGCTCCAGCTGACGGAGTCGCTCGGAGCGGACGAGGGCGATCTTCAGCCGTGTCAGCGCTGTGGACTGAAGGTGCTGGTCTGGGAAATGCCTGAGCACATGGACTATCACTTCGCTCTGGACCTGCAGGAGTCGTTCTCCTCGGCGTCCAGCGGGAAGAGCCAGGCCCCGCCCCTGACCCCGAGTGGCCCGCAGGCCAAGAGAGCGCGAGTGCAGGCAAACCGCCGCACGCTGGACTCCTTCTTCAGAAAGACGTGA
- the LOC122356775 gene encoding LOW QUALITY PROTEIN: GTP-binding protein 2-like (The sequence of the model RefSeq protein was modified relative to this genomic sequence to represent the inferred CDS: inserted 2 bases in 2 codons), whose amino-acid sequence MKWRLQEGRGEAVYQIGVEDNGLLVGLTEDDMKASLRTLRRMAEFNILMRVGADITVLREREVDYDSDEPHRIAEVLVRKVPDDQQFLDLRVAVLGNVDSGKSTLLGVLTQGELDNGRGRARLNLFRHLHEIQTGRTSSISIEILGXDSKGEVVNYSESRTAEEICESASKMITFIDLAGHHKYLKTTIFGLTSYCPDFAMLVVSANTGIAGTTREHLGLAMALKVPIFIVVSKVDLCAKGTVERTVRQLERILKQPGCNKVPMLVSSTDDAVTAAQKFAQSPSITPIFTLSSVSGESLDLLKVFXNILPPLSNSKEQEELMQQLTEFQVQEIYTVPDVGTVVGGTLYSGICREGEQLVVGPTDDGKFRELTVCSIQRNRSGCRVLRAGQAATLALGDFDRSLLRKGMVMVSPEMNPTICWRFEAEIVLLFHAKTFHKGFQVTVHVGNIRQTATVEALQGKDELRTGEKAVVRFRFIKHPEYLKVGAKLLFREGVTKGIGQVTKLQPSKHGSSSTEPHCQPS is encoded by the exons ATGAAGTGGAGGCTGCAGGAGGGCCGCGGGGAGGCCGTGTATCAGATCGGTGTGGAGGACAACGGGCTGCTGGTGGGCCTGACCGAGGACGACATGAAGGCCTCTCTCAGAACACTGCGCCGGATGGCTGAA tTTAACATATTAATGCG ggtggGTGCAGACATCACAGTTCTCAGAGAGAGGGAGGTGGATTACGACTCGGATGAACCTCACAGAATCGCAGAGGTGCTGGTCAGGAAAGTGCCAGATGATCAGCAG TTCCTGGACCTGCGGGTAGCGGTGCTGGGGAATGTGGACTCAGGGAAGTCCACTCTGCTTGGTGTACTCACACAAGGAGAGCTGGACAACGGGAGAGGGAGAGCGCGGCTCAACCTCTTCAGACACCTTCATGAAATCCAGACCGGACGGACCTCCAGCATCAGCATCGAGATCCTGG CCGACAGCAAAGGAGAG GTGGTGAACTACAGTGAGTCCAGAACGGCGGAGGAAATCTGCGAGAGTGCCTCAAAAATGATCACCTTCATAGACCTGGCAGGCCACCACAAGTATCTCAAGACCACCATCTTTGGCCTGACCAGCTACTGTCCAGACTTTGCCATGCTCGTGGTCAGCGCTAACACTGGCATCG cggGGACGACGCGAGAGCACCTGGGTCTGGCCATGGCACTGAAGGTGCCCATCTTCATAGTGGTCAGTAAGGTGGACCTGTGTGCCAAAGGCACCGTGGAGCGCACCGTCCGGCAGCTGGAGCGCATCCTCAAGCAGCCGGGCTGCAACAAAGTGCCCATGCTGGTGTCCTCCACAGACGACGCCGTCACTGCCGCCCAGAAGTTTGCACAGTCTCCCAG CATCACGCCCATCTTCACCCTGTCCAGCGTGTCGGGGGAGAGTCTGGATTTGCTGAAGGTCT TTAATATTCTACCTCCCCTCAGCAACAGCAAGGAGCAGGAGGAGCTGATGCAGCAGCTCACAGAGTTTCAGGTACAG GAGATCTACACAGTGCCGGATGTGGGGACAGTTGTTGGTGGGACTCTTTACAG tggGATCTGCCGCGAGGGAGAGCAGCTGGTGGTCGGACCCACGGACGATGGGAAGTTTCGTGAGCTGACGGTGTGCAGTATCCAGAGGAATCGCTCGGGCTGCAGGGTGCTGAGAGCTGGGCAGGCTGCCACTCTGGCTCTGGGAGACTTCGACCGCTCGTTACTACGAAAG GGAATGGTGATGGTCAGCCCGGAGATGAACCCCACTATCTGCTGGCGCTTCGAGGCTGAGATCGTCTTGCTCTTTCACGCCAAAACCTTCCACAAGGGCTTCCAGGTGACGGTGCATGTGGGCAATATCAGACAGACGGCCACGGTCGAGGCTCTGCAAGGAAAG GACGAGCTGCGCACCGGAGAGAAGGCGGTGGTGCGCTTCAGGTTCATCAAGCACCCCGAGTACCTGAAGGTGGGCGCCAAGCTGCTCTTCAGAGAGGGGGTCACCAAAGGCATCGGCCAGGTCACCAAACTACAGCCATCCAAACACGGCTCCAGCAGCACTGAACCTCACTGTCAGCCTTCATAA
- the gsta.1 gene encoding glutathione S-transferase, alpha tandem duplicate 1, which translates to MSEKIVLYYFNGRGKMESVRWLLAAAGVQFEEVFLTKREDYEKLVNDGVLMFQQVPLVEIDGMQLVQTKAILNYVAGKYNLYGKDLKERAMIDMYSEGVSDVMDMIIFSLVTPPEEKKKQLSNIEQKAKDRLLPVFEKRLASSQFLVGNRLSRADVHLLEVTLMLQEMFPAVLSGFPKVQAFQEKMKALPTISKFLQPGSARKPPPDEAYVKTVKEVLSHIFK; encoded by the exons ATGTCTGAGAAAATTGTGTTGTATTACTTCAACGGCAGAGGGAAGATGGAGTCGGTCCGGTGGCTGCTGGCTGCGGCTGGAGTCCAG TTTGAGGAGGTGTTTTTGACCAAACGGGAGGATTATGAAAAACTGGTGAATG atgGAGTCCTGATGTTTCAGCAGGTGCCTTTGGTTGAAATAGACGGGATGCAACTTGTGCAGACAAAGGCTATCTTGAATTACGTCGCTGGAAAATACAATCTATACGGAAAAGACCTTAAGGAGCGGGCTAT GATCGACATGTATTCAGAGGGAGTCAGTGACGTTATGGATATGATTATATTCAGTCTAGTCACGCCAcctgaagagaaaaagaagcagCTCAGTAATATAGAGCAAAAGGCCAAGGATCGCTTACTACCCGTCTTCGAAAAG CGTCTAGCTAGCTCTCAGTTCCTCGTGGGAAACCGGCTGAGCCGTGCCGATGTTCACCTTCTTGAAGTCACTCTTATGCTGCAGGAGATGTTCCCTGCAGTTCTTTCAGGCTTTCCCAAAGTCCAG GCATTTCAAGAGAAAATGAAGGCCTTGCCGACGATCAGCAAGTTCCTCCAGCCGGGCAGCGCCAGAAAACCTCCACCCGATGAAGCGTACGTGAAAACTGTGAAGGAGGTGCTGAGCCACATTTTCAAATAG
- the LOC122356205 gene encoding otoraplin-like, whose amino-acid sequence MCVWTLRAALHREKSFLLHGHMKMDGALGLIVLWICAGSVSYGTHAALMEKLADFKICADKDCSYVLSMAEAVEDYVASDCRYINLRRGQMIYVFSKLKPAEGAGVFWSGSVYGERYVDQMGVIGYFPSNHVNETHVFQKETIEIPTTDMDFFCA is encoded by the exons ATGTGTGTCTGGACTCTCAGAGCTGCTCTTCACAGGGAGAAGTCATTCCTGCTTCACGGTCACATGAAGATGGACGGGGCACTCGGCCTGATCGTCCTGTGGATCTGCGCGGGCTCTGTGAGCTACGGGACACACGCCGCTCTCATGGAGAAACTGGCAGACTTCAAGATCTGTGCAGACAAGGACTGTTCGT ATGTGCTTTCAATGGCTGAAGCTGTTGAAGACTACGTGGCTTCAGACTGCAGATACATAAACCTGAGACGAGGCCAGATGATCTATGTGTTTTCTAAACTCAAGCCTGCAGAGGGAGCCGGAGTCTTCTGGTCTGGAAGT GTCTACGGCGAGCGCTATGTAGACCAGATGGGTGTGATCGGATATTTCCCCAGTAACCATGTCAACGAGACTCACGTTTTTCAGAAAGAAACCATTGAGATCCCAACCACT GACATGGACTTCTTTTGCGCTTGA